In the Arachis stenosperma cultivar V10309 chromosome 8, arast.V10309.gnm1.PFL2, whole genome shotgun sequence genome, ataataataataataataatataagttCTTAAATCTTAAGACACTGATTAACTAAAcctatataattaattaattatcctATAGACTATAGAGAGAGATGCCTCCATTTTGCTCcttgttttttaaaaatattatttctttGTTGTTTAAAGGAAGATAGTCATAATAATTGTTAGATACACAAATctgtaaaaataaataaataaataattatgcattattatAGAATTCGGCAAGACTCCATAACTGATTAAATAATTTTAGCATGTGGGGCTTATGGCCTATAATTATAAAACTTACATTAAAATTATTcatctaaataaataataatattacaaTATGGGCAGTCTCCCAATCCACATGTTTTCTATGGGAACATGTTTACAACCTATGCATGATCTTGTCTTGTTTTTCAGCTGCAAAGCTTATTTGTTTATCCTTTCTGGGTAAAGCAAAagcttattttttaaaattaaaagaaaaaggacCTTCTACTTCCCTTAATTATTTCATATTCATATATGCTTTGTATTTGGTATtacattttatttaatatttataactgacaatacattttttatttttcatcatgCAATCATATGAGTTGGTTAGAGTAGTCTATAATTCtcttagaatttaaattttgcCTAGGGAAAATGCAAGATATagtctattaatattattgccAGCTTAATTGAACTGCCAATAATAACTAACAAAATTATACACAGACATtaatccaaaatataaaaaaataaaaaaagaaagacaaATTCAAGCCAAAAATGATTCTTCATCATTTTTATTATGGccttaaaatttaataaattaaaataattcttaattaaaccaAGAAATTAAAAATGTGTCTGTGCAAATGATTAATGTATTTCATATTAGCTTTACTCCAACAAATATTGAGAAcctttagataaataaaaatcaattcaCAACTATAGAAATCTCTTGTGATCAAGTTTTATCTGTTTCTATAATTTcgtcaaatttttaattaagtctctatatatttttttcttttaattgagtctttatactgtttttaaaattaaaaataatataaagacttaattgaaaaggaaaaaaatatagagacttaattataaatttgataaaactataggattaataaaaataattaaaccttttgAAAATGACAatttatccaattttttttttcatttttccccTCTTTTTGTAGAGTTATTTGAAATTGAGTCAACTCTTTTAATTTAAAGACCCTCTTCCCTTCCATAAATGTACAGTCTAATTTTGAAGTAACTTGAGTCTGAAGGTATCATCAATTATTCTTCAGAACATGTAAAAATATAATAGGGAATACTcctataataatatatacatatttttttattccaaCAATGCCCTTTCTCTTTATATACTCATGAGAATGAAGGTAACAAAGCACACACACAAAACACAACAAAACAGCAAACATATTTTTCAAcgaaaagaaacaagaaaacatGTTCCAGCTTCGCCGGAGTGTCATCCGAGGCAGCCTCTGCCGCCGCATTCAGCACCGCATTTCCATCCTCCGGCGATACATTCATCGCCTCTTCCACCACTTCCTCCTCTGCTCCCCTCCTTCTCTCTACCGCCGCATGCTGTTaccatcctcctcctcctccgccGTGGAGTTGGTGGAGCCGGTAACACCACCTCATCAGCTTCTTCACACACATGACATGGACTCTGACTTGGTTTCATTGAAGATCAGCCTCTTGGGTGATTCCCATATTGGAAAAACAAGCTTCTTGGTTAGCCttcttaatcaaattttaatctaTCTTGATCAGCtattgaattcaaattttaatggTTTTTATTGTTGTAGATGAAATATGTAGGTGCTGAAactgaaaaagataagaagcaaGGTGAACACCATAGCAAAACTTTAATTGTAGAAGGTGCTCGAATCTCATATTCTATCTGGGAAATAGCAGGTACCTACCTACTTACATACATACATGATTAAGATACAAGTTAAGAATTTTTTGTTGTAATTAGTTAACTAATTAATCCATGCAGGTGATGAAAAATCAGAGGACCAAATCCCATTAGCATGCAAGGACTCTGTGGCAATTTTGATTATGTTTGATCTCACTAGTAGATGCACACTAAACAGGTATGAACATGATCTGCTGTTTGTTTTAGAATTCAATCTAGTTGGCTTAGATGAGTTCCCACCAATCTGATTTCAATTTTATTGCATGGTTGTGAATTGGTTGATTTCAGTGTCATAGGGTGGTATAAAGAAGCCAGGAAATGGAACAGggtatattattatatattttggcATTGTGATTTATATATGATGAATCTTGTTTATTGAGGTGTTAAGGCAGTTTTTCAAGAATGTTTATTAATGATGTGTGCTTAAATTTTTGCAGACAGCAATTCCAGTATTGGTAGGAACCAAGTTTGATGATTTCATTCAGCTCCCAATTGATATGCAATGGACCATAGCCAGTCAGGTAAAATTTAAAGACATTCTTAATTGATCATCTACCATAAAAAAGTTAAGGTATAATACTCCTGCATCtagtgaaaataaaattaacccTCAGTGATAAACAATTAGTATTACTTTGATACATTGAAAGTGTAAAACATTTTACATAACTGTTTAATCACATCACTTTTTTATGACTATTCACACGGTCAATATCAATATAGTTATTTTTACACTGAtaatatatcaaatttaaattgatatCAAAATAGATCAAAATAAACCAGTTATTTCCCTTTAAAACCGAGTAGAATTGCCTGCATAACTTTAAAGAATCTCTGCAAACTGGTTCATACCTAATATTCAATTAATCATATGGACCCCATGTTTGATTATTTAggaaaaaagtaaaaaacaaTGCATGTTTAATGATcattgaacctaaaggaaaacGAATCCACCACCACCCCATATTCTCATGCCTATTAATTAACAAGCACAGCATGTTGAGTACCATAAGCTTTAGAAGACAGAATATCATATATTAAACAAGATGATAATTGATGTTTGTGATGTGTTTGTCACATGGAACAGGCAAGAGCATATGCCAAAGCCCTCAATGCAACATTGTTCTTTTCAAGTGCCACCTACAATATCAATGTCAATAAGGTCTTCAAATTCATCACTGCCAAACTTTTTGACTTACCATGGACATTGGAAAGAAATCTTAATGTTGGAGAGCCAATAATTGATTTCTAAATGGATACATAGAATGGTCAAAGTGCTTTTCATCTTATTAAGTACTCAGTCAACCGGGCCTCAAGAGAGTTGGCAAACCTCATAGGGCAATCGAGTTGTTAGGTTGAGATAttgatccttttttttttttgaagttcTACACTCTATTTAAAAGTGGAGATGATGAATCAACTTggtgttttaaaaaaatagtaagtACTACAAATATTTCTATAGAGAACCAAGGATTAAGCTTGAATTCATGCTCTTGTCATTTTTATATGAGGGACAGGGACATGTCCAACCCACCATCAAAATGTAATAGGACTACGTGATATGTATTTAGATTGAGTGAAAATAATGGCGTGTTTCCTCATGGATCACAATTATTGTGCCTTTTTCATTCATGTTATGTTGTTTTCCTTGGCAACTTTTATTCAGTGAGTTCAATATAAACTCATTTTGCAAAAGAACATTTTACTTTGAAACTTAATATAAACTAATTACAGAAGACTTATCACATGGCTCCATTGATATAAGATATTACAGAGTAAAGCGCCAATTTTTCTTTGAAGTTGGAATCGTTATTTAAGTTTTTCTTTGACATTTGAAAGATAATAATCAAGTACCTTACAAAGTAAATATAATTGCAAACTCATttgtctaatttaaattattggatacaatattatttttgtccctGCATTTtggataaataattgtttctaatttttttcccTTCTATTTGTATTCCAAACATTTCAAAAGTAACTCAATGTCCTAACGTAAAAAGAATGATACTTAAATTTTGAAAGACAACATTATCATTCCTTAGGAAAGAGGTATGCTTTATCATTTTAATTCTACAGCAAGTGGTGGAGCAAGGATTTGCAAACACTGGAATTTATATTCTATGTAACAAACATGCTATTTGTGGCGATTATAACAATGAACATGTGATCAAGAAATTATTGTTATTTCAACAATGCAAGTGGCCATGTTTTTTATTGGACAAGCAACATGCCAACATATGCCGCAGAACAAGATGCATATAATGCCTATTTTGCATGGCAAAACAACAGAGATAGATTTAGTTACATATGATTTGCATAAAAAGCATCCATGTTGAGTGATAAAGTTGAAACCAAAGGGATTTGTAGGAATGGCATTACTCAACTTTTACAggtttctcctctctctttggAGGTTCCAAATCCAGATAGGTAAATGGCTCTGTTGGTTCCTCACTGCAAAATCCAAAACTGTCATAAGCAACATGACAAAACACTCGCAAAAATGCAATTGGAAAACTTTTAGGGGCTATTTGTGAGATAGGAAAACTCCTGCCCCCAATAAAATTGCCAGCTTCATTGTATGCGCGTCAAGAAATAGTTGATATGATTCTAATAATGACTAACTCTTTGCATAAAGCCTCTCTAGGTTTCAAGAACTTATGGAGTAACCTAATGTAATATAGCAATAGTATATACTATATAGACATGTATATGTTGAAATTGAATGTTGAACTAATTCACAACATTCAGTAGTAAAGATATTCATAGTCCAGCATAGATAGATGATAACAATACTACTCACCCAGGTTTAGAACGCATGCATTTCCAGAAGAGCTTGAAAGGCCCTGGAACTGTCTTAAATGGGTTTCCCTCGAAACAAGCCTACACAATTTGAGATAATAACAGCAAGTTTATACCAACTAAATAAAGATAACAAGCTGAAATAACCATAGACCTCAAAACTCAAATCACATTAGCCATTCTATCATGGCCATTCTAATAGGTTATATActtgtatatatacatatacaaaaTTTGCATATTACTCTCCTCTATCTTGTGTTCTAATATGagatttcaacaaattttaCACATTGAGACACAATTTAGAAAGAGTCATGTTAGTAGCAAGAATGCTTCCATTGTCACTATGAAAACTATGAAACTTGGGACTCATTTACAATTTTCTCAGGGCAAAATTGCACGAAATGAAAACCAAACAATCATGAACATagaaagaataaaaacaaaacaaaataaaatcaaaatgaaaaacaacaaaagcaACATGCGACTTAAATATATGTTTGGCCCTTTATGAATGTTTAAGGAGATCCAAGTTAAATCCCGTTGGGCCAGATACACATACTAtgtaataacaataacaatggCACTGAATGATGAATAGGACATTTCGTTGACTTGCAGCTTATCCCGATTTTGGAACCGATTGTATcggattttttttatgttaacaATATAACTTATCCTGATCCTTCTGCTCTAATGGCTATGGCCGAAGGGTTGGCGGTTCGTGATCACAATTCACAATAGAAATTACAAAATGGACCTCATAAAAATGCAAACTATGGAACACAAATGAAACGATTTTGAAAACTGGAAAAAATGGGGTGAAATTGATGAAGGGGGTTTCACCTGAACGACATCTTCAACACGGTCGTTACATCGGTGGGCTTTGGGTTCACGATGACCCTCTCCGGTGATTCCCCATGGACTCTCTCTCCTTGGCACTGGCCTCGGTTCGCTCATCTTCTTCCTCTaatcctcctcttcttcttcttcttcttagttCAACTGAACCTTTtttaaatagaaataaaattataaaagattcaacatagaattttaaatatttaaattcaatgaTTTCTAAGCTAATAGAATTCAAAGTTTCACAACTTTACATAATAACTTCTATAATTTATTGCCAATGAGTAATAACTCAAATGGCATAGTCTCcccatactcaattaagaggTTACGGATTCAAGTCTCTTATCtctgattaaaaaaaaaaacttctataatttattattaaaaattcacaAACAAGTTTAAACATCAAAATTTCACTACAGTACTAGCAATGTCATGTTAAGGGAAATATGCAATGTATTTGTGAGATGCCACTAAATGAAACTACAGTACTAGCAAGCTCAAACCTTATTAGAATTATCATTTAACATTGAACATTTGATCCACGAGATTgtaaatcaataaataaaaagaaaaaaaaaaacctccCTAATATTGTTGGTAGCAATGTCATGTTCTCATATCAGATTTATATTTACAATGCAGCTCCATTTAAATTGATATCAAGTACTAATAtcacaactttttgtatgaactTATAAAATTTCGGTTTTGTAAAGTTCTGTAACAAATTAACAATTGAAATCTTTTAGTATTTTCCTCGTcaatttgaaaaaagaaaaatcaaaacttaagaaaaaaaagtagaGATATTAAATGAAAGCCCATTAGTCACCAAAAAGATGGAAGCCCATTAATTAAAAAGGCCCAGaaaccaaaaacagagaagcaGCTATTAGCCCTTGAATCCTTTCTCTTTAGGGGAATTGCTTCTGCAATTTCATTTCCAATTAGGTTCACCTGTGTGCGCTTCTTCGACCTTCCGAATTCC is a window encoding:
- the LOC130946575 gene encoding septum-promoting GTP-binding protein 1-like produces the protein MFQLRRSVIRGSLCRRIQHRISILRRYIHRLFHHFLLCSPPSLYRRMLLPSSSSSAVELVEPVTPPHQLLHTHDMDSDLVSLKISLLGDSHIGKTSFLMKYVGAETEKDKKQGEHHSKTLIVEGARISYSIWEIAGDEKSEDQIPLACKDSVAILIMFDLTSRCTLNSVIGWYKEARKWNRTAIPVLVGTKFDDFIQLPIDMQWTIASQARAYAKALNATLFFSSATYNINVNKVFKFITAKLFDLPWTLERNLNVGEPIIDF
- the LOC130945226 gene encoding uncharacterized protein LOC130945226: MSEPRPVPRRESPWGITGEGHREPKAHRCNDRVEDVVQACFEGNPFKTVPGPFKLFWKCMRSKPGEEPTEPFTYLDLEPPKREEKPVKVE